In Bacteroidales bacterium, the following are encoded in one genomic region:
- a CDS encoding SprT-like domain-containing protein, producing the protein MDKENLWRYLPDHSYEILCNWLEAYSLQIKITRERNSKTGDYRPPDKKVNYHRISVNNNLNPYNFLITLVHEYAHLLTWVTYRNKVKPHGNEWKTIYYNLLFFLLSNSIFPKDIEYIIAKLIARRYPSEKSGEQNLARALSSYNSHLNNTLHLEDLPENVTFKTKNNMSFTKGPKIRTRYKCFCLDNRRWYYVSALMPVLPKE; encoded by the coding sequence GTGGATAAGGAAAATCTTTGGCGTTACCTGCCAGACCATTCTTATGAAATACTTTGCAATTGGCTGGAAGCTTACTCGTTGCAAATAAAAATTACACGGGAGCGTAATAGTAAAACCGGCGATTACCGTCCCCCTGATAAAAAAGTAAATTACCACAGGATAAGTGTAAATAACAACTTAAATCCTTATAATTTTTTAATAACCCTGGTACACGAATATGCGCACTTACTTACATGGGTGACATACAGAAATAAGGTAAAGCCTCATGGCAATGAATGGAAAACGATATATTATAATTTGTTGTTTTTTTTATTAAGCAATTCTATTTTCCCTAAAGATATTGAATACATTATTGCTAAACTTATCGCCAGAAGATACCCCTCAGAAAAAAGCGGTGAACAAAACCTGGCAAGAGCTCTTTCATCATATAACTCTCACCTTAACAATACCCTTCACCTGGAAGACTTACCTGAAAATGTTACTTTCAAAACCAAAAACAATATGTCTTTCACAAAAGGACCTAAAATAAGAACGAGATATAAATGTTTTTGCCTTGATAACCGCCGATGGTATTATGTCAGTGCCCTGATGCCTGTTTTGCCAAAAGAATAG
- a CDS encoding mannose-1-phosphate guanylyltransferase — protein MDNNFCVIMAGGIGSRFWPMSRTTHPKQFLDILGTGETLIQQTFKRFERIIPKENIYIVTNASYAQLVREQLPFIKENQIISEPSRRNTAPCVAYACYKINEKHPEANIIVAPSDHIILKEDVFTDVIKSALLASKANNWLLTIGITPSRPDTGYGYIQFKDIDSYPADSRLKKVKTFTEKPGLDMAKQFLESGDFLWNSGIFIWSNKSILEAFEKYLPEINDAFKKGVGIYDTPEEIVFIRETYTVCKSISIDYGIMEKADNVYVLCADLGWSDLGTWGSLYENRQQNENGNAVVGKNVIMYDSNNCIVNMPEDKLVVLQGLNDYIIVESENVLLVCRKNDEQQIRQFVNDVRIEKGEKYI, from the coding sequence ATGGATAATAACTTTTGTGTGATAATGGCCGGAGGAATAGGTTCTCGTTTCTGGCCCATGAGCCGAACCACCCATCCGAAACAATTTCTTGATATTCTTGGCACGGGAGAAACACTTATACAACAGACTTTTAAAAGATTTGAACGTATCATCCCTAAAGAAAATATTTATATAGTTACCAATGCATCCTATGCTCAGCTTGTGAGGGAACAATTACCTTTTATCAAAGAAAACCAGATTATATCAGAACCATCACGCAGAAACACAGCCCCTTGTGTTGCTTATGCTTGTTATAAAATAAATGAAAAACACCCCGAAGCAAATATCATTGTTGCTCCTTCTGACCATATCATCCTTAAAGAAGACGTTTTTACGGATGTGATTAAATCCGCTTTACTAGCCAGCAAAGCAAATAATTGGCTTTTAACTATTGGTATAACTCCCAGCAGGCCCGACACAGGTTATGGTTATATACAATTCAAAGACATTGATTCTTATCCGGCCGACAGTAGATTGAAAAAAGTTAAAACTTTTACCGAGAAACCGGGTCTGGACATGGCAAAGCAATTTCTTGAAAGCGGTGATTTTCTATGGAATTCCGGAATTTTTATCTGGTCAAACAAAAGTATTTTAGAAGCATTTGAAAAATACCTGCCCGAAATCAACGACGCTTTTAAAAAAGGAGTTGGAATATATGATACTCCCGAAGAAATAGTTTTTATCAGGGAAACTTATACTGTTTGCAAAAGCATTTCTATTGATTATGGTATCATGGAAAAAGCTGACAACGTATATGTGCTTTGCGCTGACCTAGGGTGGTCTGACCTTGGAACCTGGGGTTCGCTTTACGAAAACCGCCAGCAAAATGAAAACGGAAATGCTGTAGTCGGTAAAAATGTTATCATGTACGACAGTAATAATTGTATTGTAAACATGCCCGAAGACAAACTTGTGGTTTTGCAGGGCTTGAACGACTATATTATTGTTGAATCAGAAAATGTTTTGTTGGTATGCCGTAAGAATGACGAACAACAGATTCGTCAATTCGTGAATGATGTCAGAATTGAAAAAGGCGAAAAATATATCTGA
- a CDS encoding YicC family protein, whose product MKSMTGYGKAVCELPDKKISIEIKSVNSKQLDLNIKLPAVLRDKEPEIRSFISKKLERGKIDLYINIEYLFAHGNFSLNTPQAIKYLEDIKQLSAELGLELPQEIVPLLVRLPDVVKTPMDEVNENEWVKIFESFEKAVDNLVTFRKNEGNVMKKDIEQHVLLILQGLPQIKTFEKNRINQIKQRIQTNLESVFPQEKIDANRFEQEVIYFLEKMDFTEEKVRLKKHGDYFLQTMNEDNSNGRKLGFIAQEMGREINTLGSKANDYEIQKIVVEMKDELEKIKEQLLNVL is encoded by the coding sequence ATGAAATCAATGACCGGCTACGGCAAGGCAGTGTGCGAACTGCCCGATAAAAAAATCTCCATAGAAATAAAATCTGTGAACAGCAAACAACTTGACCTGAACATTAAGCTGCCCGCTGTTTTACGTGATAAGGAGCCCGAAATTCGTTCATTCATTTCAAAAAAACTGGAACGGGGAAAAATTGATTTGTACATCAATATCGAATACCTTTTTGCTCATGGGAATTTTTCACTGAACACGCCTCAGGCCATTAAATATCTTGAAGATATTAAACAATTATCTGCAGAGCTTGGGTTAGAGCTGCCTCAGGAAATTGTTCCCCTGCTGGTCAGGTTACCGGATGTTGTGAAAACCCCAATGGATGAAGTGAATGAAAATGAGTGGGTAAAAATCTTTGAAAGCTTTGAAAAAGCAGTAGACAATCTGGTCACATTCCGAAAAAACGAAGGCAATGTTATGAAAAAAGACATTGAACAGCACGTCTTGCTCATTTTACAGGGCTTACCCCAAATAAAAACTTTCGAGAAAAATCGCATTAATCAAATCAAACAGCGCATACAAACCAATCTCGAATCGGTATTTCCACAGGAAAAAATTGATGCCAACCGATTTGAGCAGGAAGTGATTTATTTTCTGGAAAAAATGGATTTCACCGAAGAGAAAGTCCGTTTAAAAAAACACGGGGATTATTTCTTGCAAACCATGAACGAAGACAATTCCAACGGGAGAAAGTTGGGGTTTATAGCCCAGGAAATGGGCCGTGAAATTAACACCCTCGGCTCCAAAGCCAATGATTACGAAATACAGAAAATTGTGGTGGAGATGAAGGACGAGCTGGAGAAAATTAAAGAACAATTATTGAATGTGTTGTAA
- a CDS encoding fibrobacter succinogenes major paralogous domain-containing protein, with protein MKTKFLKLFALLILLSLAFNTSCKDDDENNNDTNDPINLKVTDYDGNEYNTVNINGKIWMTENLKVTHYRNGDQIPNVTDWYEWVDLTYGAFCNYNNVGTLGNIYGRLYNYYAVSDYRNIAPDGWHVATISDWNELISYAGGESVAGGKLKETGTTHWESPNTGATDTYGFCALPGGWASLGDEYTGIKYYGKWWTSNLSGDDYTWIIMINYSMGSIEVLKDWSYEAGLSVRCVKD; from the coding sequence ATGAAAACTAAATTCCTTAAACTATTTGCTTTATTAATTTTATTATCATTAGCATTCAATACAAGTTGTAAGGATGATGATGAAAATAATAATGATACAAACGACCCTATCAATTTAAAAGTAACTGATTACGATGGCAATGAATATAATACTGTAAATATTAATGGTAAAATATGGATGACTGAAAATTTAAAAGTTACTCATTACAGAAACGGAGACCAAATACCAAACGTAACGGATTGGTATGAATGGGTTGATTTAACATATGGTGCATTTTGCAATTATAATAATGTTGGAACTTTAGGTAACATTTATGGCAGGTTATATAATTACTATGCTGTTTCCGACTACAGAAATATTGCGCCTGATGGTTGGCATGTGGCCACTATTAGCGACTGGAACGAGTTAATTAGTTATGCTGGCGGTGAAAGTGTAGCCGGAGGGAAATTGAAGGAAACTGGAACTACACACTGGGAAAGCCCAAACACTGGTGCCACAGACACATATGGATTTTGTGCACTTCCAGGTGGATGGGCATCGCTAGGAGATGAATATACAGGAATTAAATATTATGGAAAATGGTGGACAAGTAACCTTTCAGGCGATGATTATACATGGATAATTATGATTAATTATTCCATGGGATCTATTGAGGTTCTTAAAGATTGGTCATATGAAGCAGGTCTTTCTGTTAGATGTGTAAAGGATTAA
- a CDS encoding DUF4468 domain-containing protein, which translates to MKKLLFFVMLCFPILLLAQQEDDNFLLFEGVINTDESRKASDLFETAKLWFSKPSSDIKRSVDYINSEGGQIQGSFTLPYFCGIGSMKKIKCNGTITFDGTVLLKDGKYRYVFENFLHKGNGISFGKITNESFCPYEEIKHGRGFRNKQWLNIKSIINEKVEELIIDLKNTMGKATQMKDW; encoded by the coding sequence ATGAAAAAATTATTATTTTTTGTAATGCTTTGCTTCCCGATTTTATTATTGGCACAGCAAGAGGACGACAACTTTTTATTATTTGAAGGTGTTATAAATACTGATGAATCAAGAAAAGCATCTGATCTCTTTGAAACGGCTAAATTGTGGTTTTCTAAACCATCATCTGATATTAAAAGAAGCGTTGATTATATTAATTCTGAGGGGGGTCAAATACAGGGGAGCTTTACCTTGCCGTATTTTTGTGGTATTGGTTCTATGAAAAAAATTAAATGTAATGGAACCATAACTTTTGATGGAACAGTATTATTAAAAGACGGGAAATATCGGTATGTTTTTGAAAATTTTCTGCATAAAGGCAACGGTATCTCTTTTGGTAAAATAACTAACGAGAGTTTTTGTCCTTATGAAGAAATAAAACATGGAAGAGGTTTTAGAAATAAGCAATGGTTAAATATTAAATCAATAATAAATGAAAAAGTTGAAGAATTAATTATTGATTTAAAAAACACAATGGGAAAGGCAACACAAATGAAGGATTGGTAA